A genome region from Eurosta solidaginis isolate ZX-2024a chromosome 2, ASM4086904v1, whole genome shotgun sequence includes the following:
- the CYLD gene encoding ubiquitin carboxyl-terminal hydrolase CYLD isoform X4, with translation METQSTSSLTPSDTSLYNNIPLTVLEFYASGPSGSYLFSPNISPEYANSRDSPVYDNLVDIEPPVEVEKYTPLQDIPDTGLGVGSMVEVCIPEASANLYGVIRWIGMAQTRKQIMVGVELEEDQDDRTLSTTNGTYNGVRYFKCHDNRALFVTSDRCSTDRRFIESDGKTLTNIPTDSKMFGQVECPSVPGAVAPLKINSLEELEENCGKFKGIQGHHNSCYLDATLFAMFTFTPVFDSLLFRPAEADDISSYTEAQKVLREEIVNPLRKNVFVRADRVMKLRQLLDKLSSVSGLTSEEKDPEEFLNSLLAQIMRVEPFLKLNSGQDAYFYQLFVEKDDRLCFPTVQQLFEQSFHSSDIKLKEVPSCLIIQMPRFGKNFKMYPRILPSQLLDVTDIIEDSPRQCSVCGKLAEYECRDCYSVLLQGVGVGLEGTAFCLKCRDTVHMHARRTNHTPKKLSVPQDFRIMADHMNVPRLYMELFAVVCIETSHYVAFVKAGSGPDAPWCFFDSMADRKGERNGYNIPEMITVPDLPLWLSEEGARTVNETSTNDKMLPEHAKRLFCDAYMCMYQSTDVMMYR, from the exons ATGGAGACACAAAGTACAAGTTCGTTAACACCGAGTGATACTTCACTTTACAATAATATACCTTTAACTGTATTAGAATTCTACGCATCTGGGCCAAGCGGGTCATATCTATTCTCACCAAATATCTCACCAG aaTATGCAAATTCACGCGATTCGCCTGTTTATGATAATTTGGTCGATATTGAACCACCGGTAGAGGTGGAAAAATATACGCCTTTGCAAGATATTCCAGACACCGGTTTGGGTGTGGGCTCAATGGTGGAGGTTTGTATACCGGAGGCATCAGCGAATTTATATGGCGTTATACGCTGGATTGGCATGGCACAAACGCGCAAACAAATCATGGTTGGTGTAGAGCTAGAAGAAGATCAGGATGATCGCACATTGTCGACTACAAATGGCACATACAATGGAGTGCG atatttCAAATGTCACGATAATCGTGCACTCTTTGTCACATCTGATCGTTGCTCTACTGATCGTCGTTTTATTGAGTCAGATGGTAAGACTTTAACAAATATACCAACTGATTCAAAAATGTTTGGACAAGTAGAATGCCCATCAGTTCCAGGTGCTGTGGCGCCGTTAA AAATCAATAGTCTTGAAGAGTTGGAGGAGAATTGTGGTAAATTTAAAGGCATACAAGGACATCATAACTCATGTTATTTGGATGCGACCTTATTCGCAATGTTTACATTTACGCCTGTATTCGATTCGTTGCTGTTTCGACCAGCAGAGGCAGAT GATATATCCAGCTATACAGAGGCACAAAAAGTATTGCGTGAAGAAATTGTTAATCCGCTTCGTAAAAATGTTTTCGTACGCGCCGATCGCGTTATGAAATTGCGTCAATTGCTGGATAAACTTAGCTCGGTTAGTGGGCTGACAAGTGAAGAAAAGGATCCCGAGGAATTTCTGAATAGTTTGTTGGCACAAATAATGCGTGTAGAACCCTTTTTGAAG TTAAATTCGGGTCAGGATGCCTACTTTTATCAGCTGTTTGTGGAAAAGGATGATCGTTTGTGTTTTCCAACTGTACAACAATTATTTGAACAAAGCTTTCATTCATCAGATATTAAGTTGAAAGAAGTACCTTCTTGTTTGATTATACAAATGCCAcgttttggtaaaaattttaaaatgtatccACGCATTTTACCCTCACAACTATTGGATGTTACCGATATCATAGAGGATT CTCCACGACAATGTTCGGTTTGTGGCAAATTAGCCGAGTATGAATGTCGGGACTGCTATAGCGTTCTTCTACAAGGCGTTGGTGTTGGATTGGAGGGTACAGCTTTTTGTTTGAAATGCCGTGATACTGTACATATGCACGCAAGGCG TACAAATCACactccaaagaaactttctgtgcCTCAAGACTTTCGTATAATGGCTGATCATATGAACGTGCCGCGTTTATATATGGAACTATTCGCAGTAGTTTGCATAGAGACATCACATTATGTGGCTTTTGTTAAGGCTGGTTCGGGTCCGGATGCGCCGTGGTGTTTCTTTGATTCAATGGCTGATCGAAAAG GTGAGCGAAATGGTTACAATATACCTGAAATGATAACTGTGCCTGATTTACCTCTCTGGCTATCGGAGGAGGGTGCGCGTACCGTTAATGAGACATCAACGAATGACAAAATGTTACCTGAACATGCGAAACGTCTGTTTTGTGATGCTTATATGTGCATGTATCAAAGTACAGATGTAATGATGTATCGTTAA
- the CYLD gene encoding ubiquitin carboxyl-terminal hydrolase CYLD isoform X3 — MRSEPTLTIFTTADNLLQLPSEIKKKFSVPEFINETLRQVREAIVPSTCANGSSGSVHSNTNSFRRQRKPKKKAPSSKFYDIPNSPTTNKSNPIISNTTVIGENQEMERDSAKLKHSDELDNIAKMISCGGDFTHSVENYERNLERQHGATTTSATTSATVPAGILKHRPNTTSLNGSHRDAGITASTMRPLNVLSMNDREIIVIDKADIRESTKNDDVIVVDKTMQQEVNLADLLGSNWPSNAGEAAAILNNNKLKMAGSGGSLDSAQNKAARNKSPNPLMHISGAKTASIVATEDFIRAEAAGEAMETNKYANSRDSPVYDNLVDIEPPVEVEKYTPLQDIPDTGLGVGSMVEVCIPEASANLYGVIRWIGMAQTRKQIMVGVELEEDQDDRTLSTTNGTYNGVRYFKCHDNRALFVTSDRCSTDRRFIESDGKTLTNIPTDSKMFGQVECPSVPGAVAPLKINSLEELEENCGKFKGIQGHHNSCYLDATLFAMFTFTPVFDSLLFRPAEADDISSYTEAQKVLREEIVNPLRKNVFVRADRVMKLRQLLDKLSSVSGLTSEEKDPEEFLNSLLAQIMRVEPFLKLNSGQDAYFYQLFVEKDDRLCFPTVQQLFEQSFHSSDIKLKEVPSCLIIQMPRFGKNFKMYPRILPSQLLDVTDIIEDSPRQCSVCGKLAEYECRDCYSVLLQGVGVGLEGTAFCLKCRDTVHMHARRTNHTPKKLSVPQDFRIMADHMNVPRLYMELFAVVCIETSHYVAFVKAGSGPDAPWCFFDSMADRKGERNGYNIPEMITVPDLPLWLSEEGARTVNETSTNDKMLPEHAKRLFCDAYMCMYQSTDVMMYR; from the exons ATGCGAAGTGAGCCAACGCTTACCATATTTACAACAGCTGATAATCTTCTACAGTTACCAAgcgaaataaagaaaaagttCTCGGTACCGGAATTTATCAACGAAACTCTTAGACAAGTTCGTGAGGCTATTGTACCATCTACGTGTGCGAACGGCAGCAGCGGAAGTGTTCATAGCAACACGAACTCATTCCGTAGACAAAGGAAACCAAAGAAAAAGGCGCCAAGTTCTAAATTTTACGACATTCCAAACTCTCCAACAACTAATAAATCAAATCCAATTATAAGTAATACAACGGTAATAGGAGAAAATCAAGAGATGGAACGCGATAGCGCTAAGTTAAAACATTCGGATGAGTTAGATAATATCGCTAAAATGATATCGTGTGGTGGTGATTTTACGCATTCAGTTGAGAATTATGAACGTAACTTAGAACGCCAACATGGTGCTACAACAACATCTGCCACTACTTCGGCTACTGTACCAGCAGGTATATTGAAACATCGACCCAATACAACATCATTAAATGGTAGCCATAGAGATGCCGGTATTACTGCATCTACAATGCGTCCATTAAATGTATTGAGCATGAATGACCGTGAAATTATTGTTATAGATAAAGCAGATATAAGAGAGTCTACAAAAAATGATGATGTTATTGTGGTGGATAAAACTATGCAACAGGAAGTCAATTTGGCTGATTTATTAGGTAGCAATTGGCCAAGTAACGCAGGCGAAGCAGCAGCTATATTGAATAATAATAAATTGAAAATGGCAGGTAGTGGCGGTAGCTTAGATTCAGCTCAAAACAAAGCTGCACGTAATAAATCACCGAATCCTTTAATGCACATTAGCGGCGCTAAAACGGCGAGCATAGTAGCCACAGAGGACTTTATTCGTGCTGAAGCAGCGGGCGAAGCTATGGAAACAAATA aaTATGCAAATTCACGCGATTCGCCTGTTTATGATAATTTGGTCGATATTGAACCACCGGTAGAGGTGGAAAAATATACGCCTTTGCAAGATATTCCAGACACCGGTTTGGGTGTGGGCTCAATGGTGGAGGTTTGTATACCGGAGGCATCAGCGAATTTATATGGCGTTATACGCTGGATTGGCATGGCACAAACGCGCAAACAAATCATGGTTGGTGTAGAGCTAGAAGAAGATCAGGATGATCGCACATTGTCGACTACAAATGGCACATACAATGGAGTGCG atatttCAAATGTCACGATAATCGTGCACTCTTTGTCACATCTGATCGTTGCTCTACTGATCGTCGTTTTATTGAGTCAGATGGTAAGACTTTAACAAATATACCAACTGATTCAAAAATGTTTGGACAAGTAGAATGCCCATCAGTTCCAGGTGCTGTGGCGCCGTTAA AAATCAATAGTCTTGAAGAGTTGGAGGAGAATTGTGGTAAATTTAAAGGCATACAAGGACATCATAACTCATGTTATTTGGATGCGACCTTATTCGCAATGTTTACATTTACGCCTGTATTCGATTCGTTGCTGTTTCGACCAGCAGAGGCAGAT GATATATCCAGCTATACAGAGGCACAAAAAGTATTGCGTGAAGAAATTGTTAATCCGCTTCGTAAAAATGTTTTCGTACGCGCCGATCGCGTTATGAAATTGCGTCAATTGCTGGATAAACTTAGCTCGGTTAGTGGGCTGACAAGTGAAGAAAAGGATCCCGAGGAATTTCTGAATAGTTTGTTGGCACAAATAATGCGTGTAGAACCCTTTTTGAAG TTAAATTCGGGTCAGGATGCCTACTTTTATCAGCTGTTTGTGGAAAAGGATGATCGTTTGTGTTTTCCAACTGTACAACAATTATTTGAACAAAGCTTTCATTCATCAGATATTAAGTTGAAAGAAGTACCTTCTTGTTTGATTATACAAATGCCAcgttttggtaaaaattttaaaatgtatccACGCATTTTACCCTCACAACTATTGGATGTTACCGATATCATAGAGGATT CTCCACGACAATGTTCGGTTTGTGGCAAATTAGCCGAGTATGAATGTCGGGACTGCTATAGCGTTCTTCTACAAGGCGTTGGTGTTGGATTGGAGGGTACAGCTTTTTGTTTGAAATGCCGTGATACTGTACATATGCACGCAAGGCG TACAAATCACactccaaagaaactttctgtgcCTCAAGACTTTCGTATAATGGCTGATCATATGAACGTGCCGCGTTTATATATGGAACTATTCGCAGTAGTTTGCATAGAGACATCACATTATGTGGCTTTTGTTAAGGCTGGTTCGGGTCCGGATGCGCCGTGGTGTTTCTTTGATTCAATGGCTGATCGAAAAG GTGAGCGAAATGGTTACAATATACCTGAAATGATAACTGTGCCTGATTTACCTCTCTGGCTATCGGAGGAGGGTGCGCGTACCGTTAATGAGACATCAACGAATGACAAAATGTTACCTGAACATGCGAAACGTCTGTTTTGTGATGCTTATATGTGCATGTATCAAAGTACAGATGTAATGATGTATCGTTAA